A genomic region of Oncorhynchus mykiss isolate Arlee chromosome 4, USDA_OmykA_1.1, whole genome shotgun sequence contains the following coding sequences:
- the LOC110522505 gene encoding leucine-rich repeat transmembrane protein FLRT2, with protein sequence MEFQAGLWNKDWGSFLRFWLTVILSLNVHFSCPATSCPEECRCDKTFVYCNERSLTSVPLGVTEGYKILYLHNNQINNAGFPWELHNVASVETVYLYGNQLDEFPINLPKNIRVLHLQENNIQTISRAALAQLPRLEELHLDDNSISTVGVEEGAFRDAVSLKLLFLTKNHLSSVPIGLPEDLTELRLDENRIAVIAEEAFQNVTRLQRLLLDGNLLTDEGVAPGTFQELSNLRELALARNSLTFPPPLLPTQSLVKLSLQDNQMDQIPVTAFSGLQRLERLDISNNQLQTLTQGVFDGLISLRQLTVRNNPWRCDCTVKWVVVWLKSLPGSINVRGSMCQSPARVRGMAIRELTLDSIQCPAGTDLQPDLWPTLRSTPPHPQLPTTTTTTTTTATLITSSMTSSIPTFTTSSYPTSPSPPPAMPPHPAGPLPPYEDPLRISFYVVNASCIEVSWASYFTVTAYKVTWVKMGQSLMSDVSRERTVSGERRKLSLTNLEPRSVYRVCVYVLDTLNSYRPGEDTICSDARTKSTSSSSNNNKATGSEEAQQDTNSTLLLAGVIGGAVLVVLVMLLSLFCWHMHKKSRSESSKWKYNRGRRKDDYCEAGTKKDNSILEMTETSFQIVSLNNEQLLKGDYRIQPIYTPNGGIGFRDCHLSNNSLAYCKSSNVPSTEFCHT encoded by the coding sequence ATGGAGTTTCAGGCTGGGCTGTGGAATAAAGATTGGGGTTCATTTCTGCGTTTCTGGTTGACAGTCATCCTCAGCCTCAATGTGCACTTCAGCTGCCCTGCCACCTCGTGCCCAGAAGAGTGCCGCTGCGACAAAACCTTTGTTTACTGCAACGAGCGGAGCCTGACATCTGTGCCTCTGGGGGTGACAGAGGGCTACAAGATCCTCTACCTCCACAACAACCAGATCAACAATGCAGGGTTCCCATGGGAACTACACAACGTGGCGTCCGTGGAGACAGTGTATCTCTACGGCAACCAGTTGGACGAGTTCCCCATCAACCTGCCTAAGAACATCCGGGTGCTCCACCTGCAAGAGAACAACATCCAGACCATCTCCAGGGCTGCCTTAGCCCAACTGCCCCGCTTAGAGGAGCTCCACCTGGACGATAACTCCATCTCTACGgttggggtggaggagggggcgtTCCGGGATGCTGTCAGCCTCAAGCTGCTCTTCCTCACCAAGAACCACCTGAGCAGTGTCCCCATTGGTCTCCCAGAGGACCTCACAGAGCTGCGATTAGATGAGAACCGTATCGCCGTCATTGCTGAGGAGGCGTTCCAGAACGTGACACGGCTACAGCGCCTCCTGTTGGATGGCAACTTGTTGACAGACGAGGGCGTGGCCCCGGGGACGTTCCAGGAGCTGTCCAACCTCCGGGAGCTGGCGCTGGCCCGTAACTCTCTGACGTTCCCCCCGCCCCTCCTCCCGACGCAGTCCCTGGTCAAGCTCAGCCTGCAGGATAATCAGATGGACCAAATCCCAGTGACAGCCTTCTCCGGCCTCCAGAGGCTCGAGAGACTGGATATCTCCAATAACCAGCTGCAGACGCTGACACAGGGGGTCTTTGACGGCCTCATCAGCCTCAGACAGCTCACTGTTCGGAACAACCCGTGGCGCTGCGATTGCACCGTCAAATGGGTGGTGGTGTGGCTCAAGTCGCTGCCAGGCTCTATCAACGTGCGCGGTTCAATGTGCCAGAGCCCAGCGAGGGTGCGCGGCATGGCAATCAGAGAACTCACCCTGGATTCTATCCAGTGCCCAGCTGGGACGGACCTCCAGCCCGACCTCTGGCCTACCCTGCGCTCCACGCCCCCGCACCCCCaactccccaccaccaccaccaccaccaccaccaccgccacccTCATTACCTCCTCCATGACCAGCTCTATTCCCACCTTCACAACCTCCTCCTACCCCACatcaccctcccctccccctgccatGCCTCCCCACCCCGCTGGCCCACTGCCCCCCTATGAGGACCCCCTACGGATATCCTTCTATGTGGTCAATGCCTCCTGCATCGAGGTAAGCTGGGCTTCCTACTTCACCGTCACAGCCTACAAGGTGACCTGGGTTAAGATGGGCCAAAGCCTGATGAGTGATGTCAGCCGCGAAAGGACGGTGAGTGGGGAAAGGCGGAAGCTTAGCTTGACCAACCTGGAGCCCAGGTCGGTGTACCGGGTCTGTGTTTATGTGCTGGACACCCTCAACTCCTACCGCCCAGGGGAGGATACAATATGCTCAGACGCCAGAACCAAGTCGACCTCATCCAGCTCCAACAACAACAAGGCCACAGGGTCGGAGGAAGCTCAACAGGACACCAACTCCACTCTCCTTTTGGCCGGGGTGATAGGCGGGGCAGTCCTTGTCGTCCTGGTAATGCTGCTGAGCCTGTTTTGTTGGCACATGCACAAGAAGAGCCGCTCTGAATCGTCCAAGTGGAAATACAACCGTGGCAGGAGAAAAGACGACTACTGCGAGGCGGGGACCAAAAAGGATAACTCTATACTGGAAATGACTGAGACCAGCTTTCAGATAGTTTCCCTGAACAATGAGCAACTTTTGAAAGGTGATTACAGGATTCAGCCCATCTATACACCCAATGGAGGCATCGGCTTCAGAGACTGCCACCTCAGTAACAATAGCTTAGCCTACTGCAAGAGCAGCAACGTTCCCAGCACCGAGTTCTGCCACACGTGA